From Deltaproteobacteria bacterium, the proteins below share one genomic window:
- a CDS encoding slipin family protein yields MLDIGPIAIVLIIVLGLAVSGIKILKEYERGVIFRLGRMVNARGPGLIYVIPFIEKMERVELRTVTMDIPSQDVITRDNVSVKVNAVLYFRVLDPNRAIREVANFLFATSQLAQVTLRSICGQAELDQLLSERERINSDLQRILDEQTDPWGIKVVLTEMKHIDLPEEMQRAMARQAEAERERRAKIILADGEFQASQKLQEAATVIAKEPMAMQLRFLQSLQEVASDKNSTTIFPVPIDLLTPFLKKMAEEDT; encoded by the coding sequence ATGCTGGATATCGGACCCATTGCGATCGTGCTTATCATCGTGCTCGGGTTGGCCGTCAGCGGCATCAAGATACTCAAGGAATACGAACGCGGGGTGATCTTCCGGCTGGGCCGGATGGTGAACGCCCGCGGCCCGGGGCTCATCTACGTGATCCCCTTCATCGAAAAGATGGAACGGGTGGAGCTCAGGACCGTGACCATGGACATCCCCTCGCAGGACGTCATCACCCGCGACAACGTGTCGGTGAAGGTCAACGCGGTGCTCTACTTCAGGGTCCTCGACCCCAACCGCGCCATCCGGGAGGTGGCCAACTTCCTGTTCGCCACCTCGCAACTCGCCCAGGTGACGCTCCGGAGCATCTGCGGCCAAGCGGAGTTGGACCAGCTCCTGTCCGAGCGGGAGCGCATCAACTCCGACCTCCAGCGGATCCTCGACGAACAGACGGACCCGTGGGGGATCAAGGTCGTCCTGACCGAGATGAAGCACATCGACCTCCCGGAGGAGATGCAGCGCGCCATGGCCCGGCAGGCCGAGGCCGAGCGCGAGCGGCGCGCCAAGATCATCCTGGCCGACGGCGAGTTCCAGGCCTCCCAGAAGCTGCAGGAAGCCGCCACCGTGATCGCCAAGGAGCCCATGGCCATGCAGCTCCGCTTCCTGCAGAGCCTCCAGGAAGTGGCCAGCGACAAGAACTCCACCACCATCTTCCCGGTGCCCATCGACCTGCTGACGCCGTTCCTGAAGAAGATGGCCGAGGAGGATACCTGA